In the Primulina tabacum isolate GXHZ01 chromosome 15, ASM2559414v2, whole genome shotgun sequence genome, ATGGTAACATTGACACAACAAACGCCAAAGTATTTTTCCAGGGCGTTTCTCCTGATCATGACAGGTAATCAATTGAAATAATAAAGTAATTACTATCTACGACATGTTAACCAGCCCACCTTTTGATTTTTTCAACTAATTTTTCAGAGGTCAAGGATCAAAGGCACCAAATTGCGAGGGTCAGACGCAGCCGCTGAAAGGTCTAGGCGGGCAGGGCCCTCACCCAGCAGAAATAGTATTGGAGAGAGTATTGAATTCAATGTCAAAACCAGTGCATTTGCTGAATGTTACGGCAGTTTCGTAGCTGAGAATAGATGGGCATCCTTCTGTTTACTGGGGATGAGGCCACAATGCTATTTCCGACTGCAGTACCCACTGGTGCCTTACCGGAGTTCCCGATACCTGGAATGAATTCTTTTACGCAGCTCTCTAGCTAGGAAGAAGTAAGTAATTGgaatgaattattgtacgatgcTCCTAGGAAGAACTTAGTAATTTAACACATTAGTTTGTAGATACATAACACACATTGAAGAGATATTCAAGAGCTATAAAGAAAGACGAAAATGGTTGCATTCAATTGAATTATCAAATCCGCTACAAAAGTCTAGTTTCTGCAGTATATACGTACACGAATACATTGAAGCAAGATAATTACCGGTGAGCCGACTAATAACTAACACTTGAATTGTTCAGTGTGATTTACCTAACTAAAAAAGTTTGCAGGCAACTAAGTTGATCGGAGAGTTTACTTAGTGCGTACCGAATTACAGCGAATTTGATcgtcataattttattttattttaaaaaagaactATCACTTGAAACTTTGAAACGAAACTAGCTAATTAAACGTCCAAATGCTGACATAACTGATCAACTAAGTTCTTACACACATTTTTTGAGATAACATAAATTTCGTGAAACtacatataaatttaaaaacacTTCAATTTTTTGTCCATAACATCAACACCCAGCAGCAGAAGCAGGGAAGATGGGATTGATCGTTTGGTTAAACTTGGAAAAAaacttaattatttttaaaaatgattgaATCATGATTTGAAAACCTACCAAATCTTATTGATACAAAATTCTGGACCCCGGACAAGTGCACGCATGTCTTGagtatgtgatttttttttttaaagttaccAACAAATGCTAAATTGGATTTTAGgtacaaattaaatagaatatgtctcttgtgagacggtctcacgaatctgagacgggtcaaccgtaccgatattcacaattattcttagcataaaaagtaatattttttcatgaatgacccaaataagagattcgtctcaaaATATGAtctgtgaaaccgtctcacacaagtttttgtcaattaaatattatatgtacTATATGTATCTTACTATCTTATCTTATTAGAATAGACGTcctttaattaaatgtttttcaATTAATTAGTGGAGTCTATAtcataatttaattttcaaCAAAATCATAATATTAGGCAACTTAGTCATTTTATATAGTGTCTTTTTTTAAATCATGAGATGTTTTCTTATTTGCTAAAATAACACTCGCTTTGTGAGCTTTGATGTTttcttatttatgaaaatgttttatgaATAAaccaaataataattttaaataataacaaaatttcatgAATAAACTTGATCCAAACAGTCAAAAGTCCACGTAACAATCAACGATTTCTGCCGATGTTCGAGAGCATAAAGCCTGAAAAAGCGGAGAAAACGCGTTTCCCTTTTCATTTCTAGATAAATCAGAGTTAATCTCCATaagtttttttttctaaaaatgaatGGGTTTTTGTCTAATAGAGGGGAGCAGAAAAAATCTTATGATATTCATAATTAATCCGTTGTAATTTTTAAATCAATATATGTgataaatttttattggtgGTACACAACTTATGTGTgtcttaatattttatttgtgaaaGAGGATCGAAAAACTTATAAATTACtctataattaaatatatttttttaaagaatttcTCTCGATTTAAAACTTTCCAAATTTTAATAAACTGCACCCTCGTCAAATATTTTACCTTTAATACGATGTGTGTATTTTCAGACAATCACAAAAACATTGGCAGGACGTTTATCTATTGGCTGCAAACTGGTTATAGGTTGAATTTCATGGTTAATTAATGACTTTATTTACATAATTAATTACATTTTCACGAGAATGTGGTAAGAAAGAGACATTATGTACATAAGAGGACAAGCAGTAGTAAATGTCCCATTTTTATATTTGGATCTAAATTTAGTtatgataaaaacttgtgtaaaacgaTCTCacaggtcatattttgtgagacagataacttatttgggtcatccatgaaaaaatattattttttatgctaagagtattactttttattatgaatatcgatagggttgacccatctcacagataaagattcgtgagaccgtcttacaagaaacctactctttCATTGTTGCATTGGATGAATAAAGTTATAACCGGTGATCTCGTGATAAAATGATAGGTAATGTTGAGACATTATCCTAAATatagtttgaattttttttaaaaaaaaattgtgatgtTTGAGAACAAAAATTATATGCTGCTCGAAAACGATATAACTGGCCTTGATTATGATTTTTTGCCATTAAATATTATTAGATATCATTTTTGGTGAAACAATAATAATGTCATTATCATTAATGGAAGAGTATACTAGTTTAAAAACAATATATTTGTATGTTTTTGCAACATATAATTGTCAAAGTAATTACTAAAGATAAATAGATTTGATAtggtatttttgaaaaagtaTATTTGATATGTAAAAAAGATATTAACTAAAAAAAATTCTCCATCTTAATTAATGCTTGAAATTGAAGTACATTATACACAATGTTAACGTGGCATCTTATGGATTTCTCATTTTTTTAATGTCGGTGATTTTAGAATCCGATGTATATACACTTTTATTTAGATGAAGCAAGTTTTGTAGGAATTGAAAGAGAGACAAAAACCACAAGTGATATGCCCTTGTCTAACAGACAGTAAATACAGatttaaaaaaacttttttttttgtttttttggagTAAAGATACACATTTGGAACACATTAAATAAAAGTTTTTAGCATGGTTCCAAAAGACTAATTCGATTGTGTGAGGATTTATTTAATATGCATTTAAGGCTACGTTTGGTTCGAAGTATAGgataaactaatgattagtatgtaaatgataaagaaaatgattgtgGTAGGAGGGATTAATATGGGGTAAAAtattgtttggtaagattttttTGATGAAAAGACGAAATTGCCATTCTCTTtcgcggcggcggcggcggcggccgGAAATGGTCCGCCGGAAACGGCCGACGGGGGCTGCGGCCGAAAACGGCCGACCGGAAATTTCGGCCGGCACCGGAAAAGGTCGGCGCCGACTGTCGGCCGGTGCTCGGCCGGCGGCGGTCGTTGAGGCGGCTGGCGGCGGCGagaagtggtggtgagtttgaatttaggcgggaagtggtggtgagtttgaatttaggagaagggtaaaattgaaaaaatatgatgGATTAAGAGTAAGATAAATAATCATAGGGGGTGAGgaggtattattttaacctacctactataacctaatcattcataggagggatAAAGTGGGTTAAATAATCACGCGTACCAAACGAGGGATAAAGTAGGTTAAATAATATAAACCTACTTTATCCCTCAAACCAAACGGGGCCTAACAGTAAAGGTTGCTAGGGATAAACTCGTCGAATAATATCAGGCTGGAAATTAGCTCGTTTAATGTATATCGAATTTGATTCGAGTTTTTATCATAAGACATAAACTCGActcgttttaaaattattaagctCGTCAATAGCTCGAACTCGGTTCGTTAATAGCTTGTAGCTCAGCTCGTTAAGCGAGCTCGAGCTCGTTAAATAAGCTTATTTTCGAGGTCATCGAGTATTCCTAGATAAAAAAGTCTTCCGATACTCGAGTTACCTACTTTACACTCATGACCAACAAGATAGTTCAGCTCGAGCTCCTGAGCCTGCCCAATATTCTTAAGTTCAAATTGGGCTCGATAAGTTTAACAAACTATTTTGAATGAATTTTTTATCGAATCAAGTTTGATTCATTTACGTGCCTATGGTTGGGGTTTAATTTTGATTGAGAAGAAATGCGGAAAAAGAGGGTCTCCAGGCTAATTAGCATCGATCCGGGGTCGTTTAAGTAATTTTATCCTCATTATTGTCTTCTGCTCCCTAGTCTCTACGAACGCGCTGTGTGAATGGATTGGTATTTAAAGGTCGAACTGAGGCTCCATGCACTTTGGACAACCCAAGTACAGTGACAAATAATGATAAAGCTTACTCTTTTATGCCTGTTTTCATGGCTTCATTTGATTATCTACACAATCTCTGCTTCAGAGGCCAGACTTCCTAAGCAGCGGCTCCGAGAAGGAGAaggtaaattttttttctctcaattaaattttcattttagagttaaaccataaaaaaatatttaagaataTTGATATCTCGCTCGATCCCAGATGGAGATCATGCTAATGTTTATTTTCTTCTATGGCAGTGAAGGCATTGAAAGAGATTGGGAGAAGATTGGGGAAGAATGACTGGGATTTTAGCAAGGATCCTTGCAGCGGTGAAGGAAATTGGAGTTTGCCCATTACTAGAAAAGGCTTTGAAAGCTCAGTCAGTTGTGATTGCAGTTTTGATAATAATTCCTCTTGTCATGTTGTTAGCATGTATGTACTCCATGTTCTTGATTCTTCGCCATTCTTCCTTCTCTCAAATCCAAGCTGTAGTGAAAATCCGGAAAACCCAAAATGGTTCAAGAAAGGGTCCTAATATATACTATTACTCAAGGTGGAGCTAAGGGTACTGGAGGGGCGGGAATTAAACACCTTAAAGGGGAAAGATTCACATATTTGTGCACTGCAACACTCTATAAAGAACTAtgggaaaaaaacaaaaactctACGAAGAAATATGTGCTTGCATTTGTTGTCTATTGACCATATAATATGCGGGTGAGGATGTTCATTTGTAAATACGTTAGGAGTAAAAAATCGTGAGGATTCTGGGCTTTATCATTGAACATATGGAGTTCATCAAGTACTACGGATCTTAGATTGGCGCGGTAAGGAAACAATCTGTGTCCATTGCCATATGCTTAAGTGTAGTCCCTACAGCGTTAGGTGCGCAGAGTGCGATTCGTTGACTGAATATCGGCCAACGATTGATGAGTCAGCGTTTTTATTTTTGACTTTCCATTTATTGATCCAGCTGGCAGTGGCGTGCTGGGGGTCCGCGCCTGTCTGCAACTTCCACACCGCGGAGTGAAGATATATCTGTTATGGAAAAATATAAACTGTCCTTGTCCTTTATTTAGATACTTTGCAttatttcctttttctctttctttttttttaacgaACTTAATAACTTTTTTAAGAATCCTATAATTGGCTTTATGAGATTATCGAATGGTTGGATGTATTGTTTACCATGTGATCGTGTTTGATCACTTGGATCTCGTGTAGGTTCGAGATTATTGTCTTTTAAACCAGGTTTAAGATGATTCACTCATAATTAATCATGGACGTTGCACATCACTGTAAAGGATCTATTTAGTAGATTCTGATAACATCATTTCATTTTAAACGTACGTGGACCGGTGCATGTCGATCCATTTCCAATGTCAAAGCaagtttaaaaatttaagtttaaaaaatacaatttcaAAATGTACATTTTGATACTCCCTGCATAGACAACTAACTCACATAGCTAATCCAAATGCTTGTAATTTTGGTGTTTTCGAACTTCAGTGTGCAATCGACCCACATTGTGAAATTTGACACACACTCGTGTATTGTGATCCATATTTTGCACTGTTCTATTGGTTGGCATTATTGGATAGTCTTCTGGTTGTTTCTAACGATGTGCATTAAACTACTGCAGAGCTTTGAAATCACAAAATTTAACAGGAGGTGTTCCACCAGAATTTTTCAAGCTTCGCCACCTTAAACATTTGTGAGTCATTATTACAAAGATCATATTGAACACGTTTGCAAAAGCATTTTTCTTGATAAGAAGTGAAGTTTATTGAAAATTGAAGTACATTTGGTAGAGAAGACATCCTCCCAACGAATTATAGAAGTTTATAAAGGTAATCCAACTTGTACTCCAAACATTAAGCAGGCAAAACTACAAAATTGCCTACTTAGATAAAGAACATCATTCAGTTAGTAAAGAATTAAATGGAGTTTGATTCTTGTCCATGCCCAATACTTGATGTTTTCACTCAGTTACTATAGGTTGTATTTCTTCCAAGATATTCCTGTTGCATTTTTTTCACAGCTATACTTCTGTGGATATTATCACCATTTTCCTTCAATCTCACTTTCTTATTTTGTGTTGCAGGGATCTCAGTCGCAATTATTTCAATGGTTCTATACCCCTTCAGTGGGGAACAATGACCTTGGTTGATCTGTAATTTTGAATTCCTGCTCTTTTTGATTCCTTTATTGCTTCAAAAGTTTTTGCTCTGCGTGTATTATAAAATAGATAATCTGCACATGTTTTTTGATGGCACGAGTGCAGGTCTTTCATGGGAAACAGGTTATCTGGTCCATTTCCTAAGGTCATAACCAAAATGACCACCCTTGTGAACCTGTATGCTCAAGTATAATCTCTTTTATTTTACGCATTGGACATATTATGAAGTTTTATTGTTCGAACGttagttttcttttctttctgtTTCAAAATGATCTTGAGATTATCTATACAGGAGTCTTGAGGGGAACCGATTTTCTGGAGCCATTCCTTTGGACATCGGAATCTTGGTCAATTTACAAAAATTGTATGTTATAGCGCTCATCCAGATTCCACTTCCTCAAGTTTGCTTCCTTTTCACCAAATCCTAAACATTGACTTATTTATATTGCCTTGACAGTGTTTTATCATCAAATGCATTCACTGGGGAATTGCCTGTGGAATTTTCCAAGCTGACCTCTTTAACTGATTTGTGAGTACAAATGCTGGTTCATTTTGTGCCCCTTTTTCGATGTTGTGGGATCTTTTTTCTTTTGCTTCTtatgtaaataaaaaattatcctTTTTCCTGTTGGGcttgagatttttttttgatACGTTTTTACAAGGACTCTGCTAATTAATTTACTTATGTGGTTCTCTTGGCGAAAAACTTATAGTTTAAAATTCTCAGGAGGATAAGTGATAATAACTTCACGGGGAAGATACCAGATTTCATCAGCAGCTGGACACAGATCGAAAAATTGTAAGGTGTCTTGTACTCTTTCATTAATAGAGCTGTCTATATTTTCGTAGATTATTAAAATCGGGCTCATGTCATAGGCACATACAAGGTTGCTCTCTTTCGGGACCTATTCCTTCGTCTATTTCTACCCTGACTAGTTTAACTGACTTGTGAGTAACTTTATAGTAGTCTCTTCCCTGGACCTCAACACACATTGATTGCTTATGTATTGTTGTGTCACTtattttatattcatgaatAATTTTCAGGAGGATTAGTGATTTAAATAGTGGTGGGTCAACTTTTCCCCCACTAAGCAATATGCAGTCAATGAAAGTGTTGTGAGTTACATAAAAATCTTTCAATTGGTTAATGATATCAATGTACTTCAACACGGGACCTTTACACGCGACCATGTAATGTAGGATACTACGGAATTGCTTACTGGAAGGAGAGATACCTAAATACCTTGCAGATATggaaaaattgaaaaatctgTAAGTAATTGGCTTTTTTCATTGGATTTGCTGAGTCTTTGTACTCTTTTATCTGATTTAATACACCATCTATGGATGGAATGCTTTCTTTTCTAACTTTGACATATGGTGTCTTTTTATATGGGTTCTACATGGACAATGACTTCCAATGTTTTTCCTAATAATTGAAATGTTACGTTGTAATTTACAAATGTAGGGACCTTAGTTTTAATAATTTGAGCGGACAGATACCAGATTCTTCTGGTCTATCAAAATTGGATTTTCTGTAAGTTCTTGTGCCTTTTTGATGatttgcttttgattgctaaaCGGTTATTATTTACTCCTTGAGCAAGCATACACTAAATCATGGTTGTTTTTTGTGTTTTGCTAGCTATTTTACAGGAAATAGGCTTACTGGACATATTCCAGAATGGATTattaaaagaaacaagaacgcGTAAAGATCATTCAGCAGCTCGTGTTTCATTACATTTTAATCTGAAACATATCTTGTCGCCATATTTCCTAGTTCTTACGGTGCCATCTACTTTATGACCTACTATTAACAGTACAGCACACTCAAATTCTATTAAAATGATTGTGCATAAATGACTTTCAGCAACAACTCGGTTTTGTACAACTAATAGCATGTCCGGCCTGTTTCTTTAATCAAATTGAATGACATCTGTTCTCATATTTAACTTGCTATTTCATGTACAGAGATCTCTCTTATAACAATTTTACACCAGAAAGCTCACAAGCCGAATGTCCACGAGGGAGCGTGTAAATGTTTTGTATACTTTAACCAGCTGCTTTCCACTTTCTTTTGTACCATCAAttaatttacattttttttccgTCAGAAACTTGGTGGAAAGTTTCTCATCAACAGCTAATAAACGGTAAGACTATctatttttgtatattttggTTTTTATTACGACTTTTCGATTGTTTATTTGTTACATCATTTCCTTTCAAGTAACCTTCCTCATATTGTACCAACAATCTATACATTTTCTTTGGTGTAGAGGTAGAATTCACTCTTGTTTGGAGCAAGGATTTCCATGTTCAAATCCAATAAATCAGCGTGAGACATTGTTCATTCAAGAGATTATTTATTCAGATGTCTATGTGTTCATTATACAGTTGGTTTAAATCACGATAAATTTCATTTAACTGTCAATCAACAGAGTATTACTCATTGTACATTAAATGTGGCGGCAAAGAAATAACCTACAATGGTAAGATATATGAAGCTGATTTAGAGGCCAGAGGTGCTTCAATGTTTTTCTCAAAGCAGAACTGGGCATTTAGCAGCACAGGGAATTTCATGGACAATGACCTGGATTCAGATAACTACATTAGTAGAAACATTTCTCCTCTATATAACATCAGTGCCCCAGAATCAGAACTCTATAGTTCTGCCCGTGCATCACCCCTTTCCCTCACTTACTATGGCCTTTGTCTCCTAAATGGAAACTATACCGTGAGACTTCACTTTGCtgaaattatttttacaaatgacAGTTCATTCAACAGCCTCGGGAGACGCATATTTGATGTTTATTTGCAGGTAAATACAATGAAGgtgttaaatataaatatttctgTTGAACACCTTCCAAAGGTTCGAATTGTTGGGAAAACAGTACAGTGGTCATAGGTGGCTTTTCTTGCATTTTTTGATCCAATATCCACCACATGCATGTTATTCCTTGGATAGTTATTTCAGCTATTTACTCTCCGATTCCAGCTTACATGTGAGGACTATAAATATCATTCTCCAGCTTTGGGTGAAGTAGTTTCTAACAACAATTTCTGATGTGATCACATCATTTTCTTTTGTGATGCATCACCCCTCCAGCCCGCAAAATTGCATGTGTCCCAGCTGAATGGATTATCGTGTCTGATACAGTATACCATTACCCAATGCAGGGAGAAGTGGTTTTGAAGGATTTTGATATTGCAGCCAAGGCTGGAGGGCCTGGTAAGCCCATTGTAGAGACGTTCACTGCAACAGTTACAAATCATACTTTGAAGATCCATCTATACTGGGCAGGAAGAGGGACAACGGGGATTCCAGAGAGAGGAGTTTATGGCCCTTTAATATCAGCCATATCAGTAGATCCTAGTATGTCCATATATCTTGTATCAAGAACGTTCTGGTTTCTTGTAAAATTTTGCTTCTTGTTTTGGATGACTCTAAATCACTACAAATAAAATCCTAATTAGTTGATGTTTAAGACAGTGGAAATATATATTATCCATGAACTTCTCACATATTTGAATTGATCTTCCACCATTACTAGGAGTTTTCATTCTGAACTGCATGTCCGGGATACTAAAAATTTCACATCACATTCTACATCTAAGAGACTGTGTTGACTATTCTGGTATGAGCTTGTGTTCTAACTTTAGTAGTTTATACGAGGCTTTTGTATCTCACTGTTGTCAAGTACAATGAGCTCAGACCACAGAATCCAAAAGAATACGTAATATAGCTGAGACTATAGTATATAGCTATTTTAACTATTTCTATGCGAAATTTTGTCACAGATTTTAAACCTCCGGTTcatcacaaaaaaattaaatctgcTGTGTTGGCTGGGGCAACAGCTGGAGCGGTTTGCCTTGTATTTTTGATTCTCGGTATCTTGCGTAAGGCAGGGTATCTTGGAGGCAAAATTTCTACCGACAAAGGTAAAACTGTCAGAAATTTACTATTTTCTCAAGCTTCAGCacaaatatttcatttcaagaTTTATCATTTTCTTGTTTAAACAGTACTAGTAAGTAGTATCTACACACACTCTTCGATTTCATAATATGTGTTGAGCACTAGAAAATTATGCTACCACCAATTGGGTAGGAGTGTGGCCAGTGGCCACTCCCAAATGGGGGATGGGTGAAGGTTCAACTCCCCTCCTTCACattatcaaaaaatattatagGTAGCTGTTTACTGTGTAGTATTAATATATCTCAGTTCTGACGTCCTGATGAACTTTAGTCCTGAACCATCTACAGAGCTTAGAAGCCTTGATCTACAGACAGGTCTATTCACATTAAGACAGATAAAGGCTGCAACTAAAAACCTTGATCCGGGGAACAAAATTGGTGAGGGTGGTTTTGGTTCCGTTTACAAGGTACTACGATTGTTCCAACCATCAACATTAGGCAATGATGGCTTGCTTTAAGCTTATCATAAAAACATGAAACACGAGTAACATTTCTGTTCACAGAAAATATTCAATTTTTGATGAAAtctattaatttaataaaaaacttTTGCAAAAATGGTATATATTAACTTTTGGCCTCCTCCCATTAGTGAATTTGTCTCACGAACTTGGCTATGCCCTTACTCACTTTTGGTCTCCTCCCATGATGTTGAAATACCCCTTCGCTGCTTTCATCCATAACAGGGTCTCTTATCCGATGGGACCATAATTGCTGTGAAGCAACTGTCCTCGAAGTCTAAACAAGGGACACGTGAATTTGTAAATGAAATAGGAATGATATCTGCATTGCAGCATCCGAATCTAGTAAAGCTTTATGGCTGTTGTGTTGAAGGAAATCAGTTAATGTTGGTGTATGAGTACATGGAAAACAATTGTCTATCGCGTGCTCTTTTTGGTAAGGATATTTATATTTTCCATTTTGTCTGGTTTAAAACATATTGTACACACAG is a window encoding:
- the LOC142526240 gene encoding putative LRR receptor-like serine/threonine-protein kinase At1g07650 isoform X1 → MIKLTLLCLFSWLHLIIYTISASEARLPKQRLREGEVKALKEIGRRLGKNDWDFSKDPCSGEGNWSLPITRKGFESSVSCDCSFDNNSSCHVVSIALKSQNLTGGVPPEFFKLRHLKHLDLSRNYFNGSIPLQWGTMTLVDLSFMGNRLSGPFPKVITKMTTLVNLSLEGNRFSGAIPLDIGILVNLQKFVLSSNAFTGELPVEFSKLTSLTDLRISDNNFTGKIPDFISSWTQIEKLHIQGCSLSGPIPSSISTLTSLTDLRISDLNSGGSTFPPLSNMQSMKVLILRNCLLEGEIPKYLADMEKLKNLDLSFNNLSGQIPDSSGLSKLDFLYFTGNRLTGHIPEWIIKRNKNADLSYNNFTPESSQAECPRGSVNLVESFSSTANKRGRIHSCLEQGFPCSNPINQQYYSLYIKCGGKEITYNGKIYEADLEARGASMFFSKQNWAFSSTGNFMDNDLDSDNYISRNISPLYNISAPESELYSSARASPLSLTYYGLCLLNGNYTVRLHFAEIIFTNDSSFNSLGRRIFDVYLQGEVVLKDFDIAAKAGGPGKPIVETFTATVTNHTLKIHLYWAGRGTTGIPERGVYGPLISAISVDPNFKPPVHHKKIKSAVLAGATAGAVCLVFLILGILRKAGYLGGKISTDKELRSLDLQTGLFTLRQIKAATKNLDPGNKIGEGGFGSVYKGLLSDGTIIAVKQLSSKSKQGTREFVNEIGMISALQHPNLVKLYGCCVEGNQLMLVYEYMENNCLSRALFGKDVTQKLKLDWPTRKKICLGIARGLAYLHEESMLKIVHRDIKTSNVLLDKDLNAKISDFGLAKLTEDENTHISTRIAGTIGYMAPEYAMRGYLTSKADVYSFGVVALEIVSGKSNTNYRPAEDFVYLLDWAYVLQERGSLLELVDPELGSAYSSEEAMVMLNVALLCTNAAPTLRPTMTQAVSMLEGQTAVQDLLSDPSFSTANSKLKAIRNHFWQNPSQSNSMSTPGYSDSSLSVIDRAENSILQIADKDVCDK
- the LOC142526240 gene encoding putative LRR receptor-like serine/threonine-protein kinase At1g07650 isoform X2; amino-acid sequence: MLKSLEGNRFSGAIPLDIGILVNLQKFVLSSNAFTGELPVEFSKLTSLTDLRISDNNFTGKIPDFISSWTQIEKLHIQGCSLSGPIPSSISTLTSLTDLRISDLNSGGSTFPPLSNMQSMKVLILRNCLLEGEIPKYLADMEKLKNLDLSFNNLSGQIPDSSGLSKLDFLYFTGNRLTGHIPEWIIKRNKNADLSYNNFTPESSQAECPRGSVNLVESFSSTANKRGRIHSCLEQGFPCSNPINQQYYSLYIKCGGKEITYNGKIYEADLEARGASMFFSKQNWAFSSTGNFMDNDLDSDNYISRNISPLYNISAPESELYSSARASPLSLTYYGLCLLNGNYTVRLHFAEIIFTNDSSFNSLGRRIFDVYLQGEVVLKDFDIAAKAGGPGKPIVETFTATVTNHTLKIHLYWAGRGTTGIPERGVYGPLISAISVDPNFKPPVHHKKIKSAVLAGATAGAVCLVFLILGILRKAGYLGGKISTDKELRSLDLQTGLFTLRQIKAATKNLDPGNKIGEGGFGSVYKGLLSDGTIIAVKQLSSKSKQGTREFVNEIGMISALQHPNLVKLYGCCVEGNQLMLVYEYMENNCLSRALFGKDVTQKLKLDWPTRKKICLGIARGLAYLHEESMLKIVHRDIKTSNVLLDKDLNAKISDFGLAKLTEDENTHISTRIAGTIGYMAPEYAMRGYLTSKADVYSFGVVALEIVSGKSNTNYRPAEDFVYLLDWAYVLQERGSLLELVDPELGSAYSSEEAMVMLNVALLCTNAAPTLRPTMTQAVSMLEGQTAVQDLLSDPSFSTANSKLKAIRNHFWQNPSQSNSMSTPGYSDSSLSVIDRAENSILQIADKDVCDK